A window from Oscillospiraceae bacterium encodes these proteins:
- a CDS encoding HAD family phosphatase, translated as MNKKISVIFDMDGTLLDTQRIYIPAWEYAGKIQGITGVGECIYHVAGMNEDGWSDYLLKKYEQMDLDIFKEDMKEYIVKNGKLKFKEGAIELINYLKENGVKIAVASGSSKEVIKNYFKLLSVTDLFDVIVGGDDVENGKPAPDIFIKAAQELGVSESCCFVFEDSKNGIKAGYDAGMKCIGVPDIVSFDDSAREMMFAEISKLSEGVEILKKFI; from the coding sequence ATGAATAAAAAAATAAGTGTAATATTTGATATGGACGGTACGTTGCTTGATACTCAAAGGATTTATATTCCTGCATGGGAATATGCAGGTAAGATACAGGGAATTACTGGTGTTGGAGAATGTATTTACCATGTTGCAGGAATGAATGAAGATGGATGGTCAGATTATCTTCTTAAAAAGTATGAACAAATGGATTTAGATATTTTCAAAGAGGATATGAAAGAATATATCGTAAAAAACGGAAAACTTAAATTTAAAGAAGGGGCAATAGAACTGATAAATTATTTAAAAGAAAATGGTGTTAAAATTGCTGTTGCTTCAGGTTCTTCTAAAGAAGTGATAAAAAATTATTTTAAATTGCTTAGTGTTACTGATTTGTTTGATGTTATTGTTGGCGGTGATGATGTTGAAAACGGAAAACCGGCTCCTGACATATTTATAAAAGCAGCACAGGAACTTGGTGTATCGGAATCCTGCTGTTTCGTTTTTGAAGATTCCAAAAACGGTATAAAGGCAGGATATGATGCAGGTATGAAATGTATAGGAGTGCCTGATATTGTGTCGTTTGACGACTCTGCAAGAGAGATGATGTTTGCCGAGATTTCCAAACTGTCAGAGGGAGTAGAAATTTTAAAAAAATTTATATAA
- the safA gene encoding SafA/ExsA family spore coat assembly protein encodes MKKIIFLLVSVFQLSLVFYGFAEKSVQHTVVPGDSMWKIAVKYEVGLSEIKNANKQIINPDLIYPGQVLNIPKTDTAVVNYENEVIRLVNEIRVKNGLNPLISDWELSRVARYKSQDMKDNNYFSHTSPVYGSPFNMMKKFGISYKTAAENIAKGQKTPQAVVNSWMNSSGHRANILNPSYKKIGVGYVANGNYWTQMFVG; translated from the coding sequence ATGAAGAAGATTATATTTTTGCTGGTGTCTGTATTTCAGTTGAGTTTGGTGTTTTATGGTTTTGCTGAGAAGTCGGTACAGCATACAGTTGTACCAGGAGATAGTATGTGGAAAATTGCAGTAAAATACGAGGTAGGACTTAGCGAGATCAAAAATGCAAATAAGCAGATTATAAATCCTGACCTTATTTATCCCGGACAGGTTTTAAATATTCCAAAGACTGATACAGCAGTTGTAAATTATGAGAATGAGGTTATAAGACTTGTTAATGAAATAAGAGTAAAAAACGGATTAAATCCACTTATATCAGACTGGGAACTTAGTCGTGTAGCAAGATATAAGTCACAGGATATGAAAGATAATAACTATTTTTCACATACAAGTCCTGTTTACGGGAGTCCTTTTAATATGATGAAAAAATTTGGTATATCATATAAGACTGCTGCCGAGAATATAGCAAAAGGTCAGAAAACACCACAGGCAGTAGTAAATTCATGGATGAATTCTTCAGGGCACCGTGCCAATATATTAAATCCGTCATATAAAAAAATCGGTGTCGGATATGTTGCAAACGGAAACTACTGGACCCAGATGTTTGTAGGATAG